The Tripterygium wilfordii isolate XIE 37 chromosome 5, ASM1340144v1, whole genome shotgun sequence genome window below encodes:
- the LOC119999024 gene encoding uncharacterized protein LOC119999024 has translation MAMELFSESPRISFSHDLSQFEVVPIEQRQPYRSNSPSNSTDFDFCVRKSSDQEYNYSSADELFSDGKMLPTQIKKKNKTFPPNQTNPSPSPSPSPPDTNSHVKTENPDKLDNGEEAGQNKQSNSKSFWKFKKSRSLNCGSGYGRGLCPLPLLSRSNSTGSAPNSAKRPPLISKDTQKQSTQRTSSSSSIKSSQKPPLNKSSCVSSYGNNGVRVNPVLNVSSGNLFGLGSTFFHGNKERSKKK, from the coding sequence ATGGCGATGGAGCTCTTCTCGGAGAGTCCAAGAATCTCATTTTCTCATGATCTCTCGCAATTCGAAGTCGTCCCCATCGAACAACGCCAACCATATCGATCGAATTCACCATCAAACAGTACTGATTTCGATTTCTGTGTTCGGAAAAGCTCTGACCAAGAATACAATTATTCTTCCGCAGATGAACTTTTCTCCGACGGGAAAATGCTCCCCACCCAaatcaagaaaaagaacaaaacttttcctccaaaccaaacaaacccatctccatctccatctccatctcctcctGATACTAATTCCCACGTTAAAACAGAAAACCCAGATAAGCTCGACAATGGCGAAGAAGCAGGACAAAACAAACAGAGCAATTCGAAGTCATTTTGGAAATTCAAGAAGAGCAGAAGCTTGAACTGTGGAAGTGGCTATGGAAGGGGTTTGTGTCCACTTCCACTTCTATCGAGAAGCAATTCGACTGGGTCTGCGCCGAACTCCGCGAAGAGACCTCCATTAATCTCCAAAGATACCCAAAAACAGAGCACACAaagaacttcttcttcttcttcaattaaaTCGTCACAGAAACCACCATTGAACAAGAGTAGTTGTGTAAGTTCATATGGGAATAACGGTGTTCGAGTTAATCCAGTTCTGAATGTTTCTTCAGGGAATCTGTTTGGGTTAGGTTCAA